In a genomic window of Arachnia rubra:
- a CDS encoding alpha/beta fold hydrolase, whose protein sequence is MKILKVLTSVWLLLVVVPIPLFYGMLLLTNGVWGGLLALVLTTGLVVLIVWRGLRGQIRRRPVRTVFIGLLAGAQLALFGYLCVPLGDPSAMPPATPPGVSPEYWDLSTGSRIASYHLPSQVPGEPKGTVLYIHGGPGGMIGTSNLRFLSGLTEHGYEVYAYDQAGGGMSGLLRPEEYSHQRNIDDLAEVIARIPSGNLTAIGQSYGSTLLASALADERIQPHLTKAVFSEPGGLPITNANDYANAHVPGTPPQAAPKFGGRLPSVVSAPRVMLRVALPPSSLFVSQEETVAAQTEQEQLDLVRYTVCKDKAGEVMLQGNPLRVNMVTNIRVATTMNTLDLERFSQTKVPAMLMLGECSYVGRKEQLAYLHAYPAIERTQYFQGMGHSLNSPEVLQSLLSFIEDSPAPLPNYPQKTDAEQFINEGR, encoded by the coding sequence ATGAAGATCCTCAAGGTGCTAACCAGCGTCTGGCTGCTGTTGGTCGTGGTTCCGATCCCATTGTTCTATGGGATGCTGCTGCTCACCAATGGCGTCTGGGGCGGTCTGTTGGCGCTGGTACTGACGACGGGCCTGGTGGTCCTGATCGTGTGGCGAGGGCTGCGTGGCCAGATCAGGAGGCGACCGGTCCGCACCGTTTTCATTGGGTTGCTGGCTGGCGCGCAGCTGGCATTGTTCGGCTACCTGTGCGTGCCGCTGGGTGACCCGTCGGCGATGCCGCCGGCAACCCCGCCCGGGGTGTCGCCTGAGTACTGGGATCTGAGCACCGGCAGCCGGATCGCCTCCTATCACCTGCCCTCCCAGGTGCCCGGGGAGCCGAAGGGCACGGTGCTGTACATCCATGGTGGTCCGGGAGGAATGATCGGCACCAGCAACCTGCGATTCCTCAGCGGGCTGACGGAACACGGCTACGAGGTCTACGCCTACGACCAGGCCGGAGGCGGTATGAGTGGCCTGCTGCGTCCCGAGGAGTACTCACATCAACGCAACATCGACGACCTGGCCGAGGTCATCGCGAGAATTCCCAGCGGCAACCTGACGGCGATCGGCCAGTCGTATGGCTCCACACTGCTCGCGAGTGCCCTCGCCGACGAACGCATCCAACCCCACCTCACGAAGGCAGTATTCTCCGAGCCAGGAGGCCTGCCCATCACGAACGCCAACGACTACGCCAATGCCCATGTGCCCGGCACCCCACCTCAGGCCGCGCCGAAGTTCGGTGGGAGGCTGCCCTCGGTCGTCTCAGCTCCTCGCGTCATGCTCAGAGTGGCTTTGCCCCCCAGCAGCCTCTTCGTCTCGCAGGAGGAGACGGTAGCCGCGCAGACAGAGCAGGAGCAGCTGGACCTGGTCCGGTACACCGTCTGCAAGGACAAAGCCGGAGAGGTGATGCTCCAAGGCAACCCACTGCGTGTCAACATGGTGACCAACATCCGCGTCGCCACCACCATGAACACCCTCGACCTGGAACGGTTCAGCCAGACCAAGGTGCCGGCGATGCTGATGCTCGGCGAATGCTCCTATGTCGGGCGCAAGGAGCAGCTGGCCTACCTCCACGCCTACCCGGCGATCGAGCGTACCCAGTATTTCCAGGGGATGGGCCATTCGTTGAACAGCCCCGAGGTGTTGCAGAGCTTGCTCTCCTTCATCGAGGACTCCCCAGCACCGCTGCCCAACTATCCGCAGAAAACCGACGCCGAGCAGTTCATCAACGAGGGAAGATGA
- a CDS encoding type II toxin-antitoxin system VapC family toxin — MRYLLDTNIVGQLMRAHPVALERLARHGTDRVFISAITEAEICFGLAKRPAAARLHRAVEVLREQVEVLDFTARTALVYGSLRADLESSGMPMSPLDTLIAATALEHRQDDADIVLVTSDHAFSRIPGLVVEDWTVEACGEGQ, encoded by the coding sequence ATGCGGTACCTCCTTGACACCAACATTGTTGGCCAGCTCATGCGTGCGCATCCGGTCGCGCTTGAGCGGCTGGCACGTCACGGGACTGATCGTGTTTTCATATCCGCTATCACCGAAGCTGAGATCTGCTTCGGCCTGGCGAAGAGGCCGGCTGCGGCCCGGCTGCATCGTGCGGTGGAGGTGCTGCGGGAGCAAGTCGAGGTGCTGGACTTCACCGCGCGCACCGCTCTGGTCTACGGATCACTGCGAGCAGATCTGGAATCATCTGGTATGCCCATGTCGCCTTTGGACACATTGATTGCCGCAACGGCCCTGGAGCACAGGCAGGATGACGCGGACATTGTTCTCGTGACAAGCGACCATGCCTTCTCTCGTATCCCGGGACTCGTAGTCGAAGACTGGACCGTCGAGGCATGCGGCGAAGGGCAGTGA
- a CDS encoding transposase → MPASKFSKEFKEQIIAEVLEGSRPIAEVAKSYNLVPQTVGNWVRIWRKQHPDPGMVEASSDQVAENKRLQAELREAKMEIEFLKKAAAFFAQESR, encoded by the coding sequence ATGCCGGCTTCGAAATTTAGTAAAGAGTTTAAAGAACAAATCATCGCGGAGGTTCTTGAGGGGTCTCGGCCGATAGCGGAAGTGGCGAAGTCCTACAATCTGGTTCCGCAAACTGTGGGTAACTGGGTGAGAATATGGCGGAAGCAGCATCCCGACCCAGGTATGGTAGAAGCCTCGTCGGATCAGGTGGCGGAGAACAAGCGCTTGCAGGCTGAGTTGCGTGAAGCGAAGATGGAGATCGAGTTTTTGAAAAAAGCGGCGGCCTTCTTCGCGCAGGAATCCCGGTAG
- a CDS encoding alpha/beta hydrolase, with the protein MAIGWADIQDWDPANLNTTSENLSTARSTLMTEAQEASGAKSRVQSTGTAVDAMLTTLGSLNKDLDTLVNDVSELMMATSEASNGVWDVQTKVQECTSFTEQYPYLTISTDGTVDYDRFDSGRTGNENTDKALKQSDDAENSTRSTKSSELDGMVTGAINRAVEVDEAYRDRLKAVYDGTYQCDETSASESQGLPDLPQEGWSATEVSAWWNSLTEDEKNKIIAEHPEAIGNLDGISMDARGKANEIRLQTERTKAAKELAAAEAARDKWDMNSLEYEAAQQKVDKARLKVEDLEKIKELIYPNGDPLLSDNIPKSPYNLLYLDASGDGDVRAAISVGDVDTAENVTTLVPGIGTTARAEEGGLSDLLGHAKAARNAAGADNTAAVAWLGYDAPPKVGEISDAYKGHQWEYMNANRADEAAPALNSFHEGIHSWHQSQGTDPNLTTAGHSYGSLVTGTALTSSKTGVVDAATLYGSPGAHGDSVHDFNVPKDHMYVSRNTGDLVTRMWLDSEFGPEPDKIDGMTHISSGSGGHSAYWNNPEFVEDVGQIAAGEDPSVDR; encoded by the coding sequence ATGGCTATCGGATGGGCTGATATCCAAGATTGGGATCCGGCGAATCTCAACACCACGAGCGAGAACCTATCCACCGCGCGCAGCACATTGATGACCGAGGCGCAGGAGGCCTCCGGCGCGAAGAGCCGGGTTCAGTCGACAGGGACTGCGGTGGATGCGATGCTGACCACGTTGGGCTCATTGAATAAAGATCTCGACACACTGGTTAATGATGTCTCCGAGCTAATGATGGCCACCTCAGAAGCCTCTAATGGCGTATGGGATGTACAAACCAAAGTACAGGAATGCACATCCTTCACAGAGCAATACCCCTATCTCACCATTAGCACCGACGGCACTGTAGATTATGACCGATTTGATTCGGGACGGACTGGGAATGAGAATACAGACAAGGCACTAAAGCAGTCGGATGATGCAGAGAATAGCACTAGGTCCACGAAATCCTCGGAACTGGATGGCATGGTCACAGGTGCCATTAATCGCGCCGTCGAGGTTGATGAGGCTTACCGCGACCGATTGAAGGCTGTCTACGACGGCACCTACCAGTGCGATGAGACGTCGGCGAGTGAGTCGCAGGGGCTGCCGGATCTGCCGCAAGAGGGTTGGTCGGCCACGGAGGTGAGTGCCTGGTGGAACTCTCTCACCGAGGATGAGAAGAATAAGATCATTGCTGAGCATCCAGAGGCTATCGGCAACCTGGATGGCATCTCCATGGACGCGCGCGGTAAGGCGAATGAGATACGTCTTCAAACAGAGAGGACCAAGGCGGCAAAAGAGCTCGCGGCCGCCGAAGCGGCACGCGATAAATGGGACATGAATAGTCTTGAATATGAAGCAGCACAGCAGAAGGTGGACAAAGCTCGGTTGAAGGTAGAGGATTTGGAGAAGATCAAGGAACTGATATATCCCAACGGGGATCCCCTGCTCAGTGATAATATTCCGAAATCTCCATACAATCTGCTCTACCTAGATGCATCCGGCGACGGAGATGTCCGGGCCGCCATCTCTGTTGGTGATGTCGATACAGCGGAGAACGTCACGACTTTGGTCCCCGGGATTGGCACAACAGCGCGAGCAGAGGAAGGCGGCTTATCTGACCTGTTGGGTCATGCGAAAGCAGCGCGTAACGCTGCAGGGGCCGACAATACGGCTGCTGTGGCGTGGCTTGGCTATGATGCGCCTCCCAAGGTTGGAGAGATTAGCGATGCTTACAAGGGTCACCAATGGGAGTATATGAACGCGAATAGAGCTGATGAGGCTGCCCCGGCGTTGAACAGCTTCCATGAGGGGATTCATAGCTGGCATCAGTCGCAGGGCACCGACCCAAATTTGACCACCGCCGGCCATTCCTACGGCTCCCTGGTTACGGGCACGGCATTGACATCATCAAAGACAGGCGTCGTTGATGCTGCGACCCTATACGGCTCACCAGGAGCCCATGGTGACAGTGTTCATGACTTCAACGTTCCTAAAGACCACATGTATGTATCCAGAAACACCGGGGATCTTGTTACCAGGATGTGGCTTGATTCGGAATTCGGGCCCGAACCCGACAAGATAGATGGTATGACTCACATCTCATCCGGCTCCGGCGGTCACTCCGCCTACTGGAACAACCCAGAATTCGTCGAGGACGTCGGTCAGATAGCAGCCGGCGAAGACCCATCCGTCGACCGATGA
- a CDS encoding nuclear transport factor 2 family protein: protein MSKATGQSNRDAVLDYLDAVFNRRDLAVAESYWGQDMIQHNPTMPNGLDVLRGFITSDAPTPSYEPGLAMESGDYVMVHGRYTNWNGKDMIAVDIFRLADGKIVEHWDVMQEEVPTTQAVNGNPMFPVR, encoded by the coding sequence ATGAGTAAAGCCACCGGTCAAAGCAACAGGGACGCGGTCCTGGACTATCTCGACGCCGTCTTCAACCGCCGCGACCTGGCTGTCGCTGAGAGCTACTGGGGCCAGGACATGATCCAACACAACCCGACCATGCCCAACGGCCTGGACGTGCTGCGCGGCTTCATTACTAGCGACGCCCCCACCCCGTCCTACGAACCGGGCCTCGCGATGGAGTCCGGCGACTACGTCATGGTGCATGGCCGTTACACGAACTGGAACGGCAAGGACATGATCGCCGTCGACATCTTCCGGCTGGCGGATGGCAAGATCGTGGAGCACTGGGATGTCATGCAGGAGGAGGTCCCCACCACTCAAGCCGTGAACGGCAACCCCATGTTCCCCGTGCGCTGA
- a CDS encoding CotH kinase family protein has protein sequence MRQLSRRGALAVGVGALGAAALTGYGPFQATALAIPGGGPAAGGYLAPETLHSVEITVDPGVYRQMIEAYIDDESKKWVEATVIVDGITYERVGVRLKGNVSLRGITLNTKPQKISWLVRFDKYVDGASHNGMSSMVIRSSTSYSALNEAVALELLARTGLPSEKAAYISLRVNGSEPALRLTCQNPDETWVRQNFDVAGLLYKAKAGGDYAYRGTDPAAYKSFFEQETGKADLSPLIEFLWFINESSDAAFQSELAQRVEVGKLVTYLAFEDVIDNLDDVSLTGGGNNTFLWWAEQARQMTVVAWDHNCAFGLQAGFGPEPPESGGEEFVLGQQVKGTGSQSQDDADEDRTNPLIKRFNALLDGESKVAAERDRLKQALYASGEAQSILDARAKLLTDQAAALIDPSTVVTEKQHIAAYFSQ, from the coding sequence GTTCCAGGCGACGGCCTTGGCCATCCCCGGAGGAGGACCGGCCGCCGGGGGTTATCTCGCCCCCGAGACGCTCCACTCGGTTGAGATCACCGTCGACCCGGGCGTCTACCGGCAGATGATCGAGGCGTATATCGATGACGAGTCCAAGAAATGGGTCGAGGCGACGGTGATCGTCGACGGGATCACGTACGAGAGGGTCGGAGTCAGGCTCAAGGGCAATGTCTCCTTGAGGGGAATCACCCTCAACACCAAGCCGCAGAAAATCTCCTGGCTGGTGCGGTTCGACAAGTACGTCGACGGGGCCAGTCACAACGGCATGAGCAGCATGGTGATCCGCAGCAGCACCTCGTATTCGGCCCTGAACGAGGCGGTCGCCCTGGAGCTGCTGGCCCGGACGGGACTGCCCAGCGAGAAGGCCGCCTACATCAGCCTCAGGGTGAACGGCTCCGAACCTGCCCTGCGGCTGACCTGCCAGAACCCGGACGAGACCTGGGTGAGGCAGAACTTCGACGTCGCGGGACTGCTCTACAAGGCCAAGGCGGGAGGCGACTACGCCTATCGCGGCACCGATCCAGCGGCCTATAAGTCTTTTTTCGAGCAGGAGACCGGGAAGGCGGATCTCTCCCCGCTCATCGAGTTCCTGTGGTTCATCAACGAGTCCAGCGATGCTGCCTTCCAATCGGAGCTGGCACAACGGGTCGAGGTCGGGAAGCTGGTCACCTATCTGGCTTTCGAGGACGTCATCGACAACCTGGACGACGTCTCCCTCACCGGGGGAGGCAACAACACCTTCCTGTGGTGGGCGGAGCAGGCCAGGCAGATGACCGTCGTGGCCTGGGATCACAACTGCGCCTTCGGGCTCCAGGCCGGATTCGGCCCGGAACCGCCGGAAAGTGGAGGCGAAGAATTCGTTCTGGGCCAGCAGGTAAAGGGAACAGGGTCGCAGTCCCAAGACGACGCCGACGAGGACAGGACGAATCCCCTGATCAAGCGCTTCAACGCGCTCCTCGACGGCGAATCCAAAGTTGCTGCTGAACGCGACCGGCTCAAGCAGGCGCTCTACGCCTCCGGCGAGGCGCAGAGCATCCTCGATGCCCGCGCAAAGCTCCTAACCGACCAGGCAGCAGCCTTGATCGACCCGTCGACCGTCGTGACGGAGAAACAGCACATCGCCGCCTACTTCTCCCAGTAG
- a CDS encoding IS3 family transposase: MPVAAKYVYIHREEGSYPVYLMCRWARVSRSGYYRWRNQGLSETQKRREELTILITHFFHESEQTYGYRRIHAALVERGIHASPELVRQLMHRAGLVACQPRKRVRTTIPAQDLHHRPDLVKRNFTANKPGQKWVGDITYIPTWEGFTYLATVMDCYSKKIIGYAIAGNMRTRLVAEALHMAVRNCPVTRGETVFHSDRGSQYTSADYAEIMNTYGIRASVGRTGSCYDNAAAESFNATCKKEVVNRKIYPTRKHAIKDVTAWIELRYNQKRLHSALGYRTPNHVHQEWSQHQKAA; the protein is encoded by the coding sequence ATCCCGGTAGCAGCGAAATATGTTTATATTCACCGCGAGGAAGGCAGCTATCCTGTGTATCTGATGTGCCGCTGGGCCAGAGTGTCTCGTTCCGGCTACTACAGATGGCGGAATCAGGGTTTATCCGAGACGCAGAAACGCCGGGAAGAACTCACTATTTTAATTACGCATTTCTTCCACGAGTCTGAGCAAACCTACGGGTATCGACGTATCCACGCAGCTCTGGTTGAACGGGGAATCCACGCGAGCCCAGAGCTGGTGCGTCAGCTCATGCACCGGGCTGGCTTGGTGGCCTGTCAGCCCCGGAAACGGGTCCGTACCACCATCCCGGCCCAGGATCTTCACCACCGCCCGGATCTGGTGAAAAGGAATTTTACCGCCAACAAACCAGGGCAGAAATGGGTAGGCGATATCACCTACATCCCCACCTGGGAAGGATTCACTTATCTAGCAACCGTCATGGATTGCTACTCGAAAAAGATCATCGGTTATGCGATCGCCGGGAATATGCGCACCCGGCTTGTTGCCGAGGCTTTACACATGGCAGTCAGAAATTGCCCAGTAACCCGAGGTGAAACCGTCTTCCATTCGGATCGTGGTTCGCAATACACCTCAGCTGATTACGCGGAAATCATGAACACATATGGTATCCGTGCCTCGGTAGGTAGAACTGGGTCGTGTTACGACAATGCCGCAGCGGAATCATTTAATGCCACCTGCAAGAAGGAGGTAGTGAACCGGAAGATCTACCCAACACGGAAACATGCTATAAAGGATGTGACAGCCTGGATCGAGTTACGTTACAATCAGAAACGACTTCACTCGGCGTTAGGGTACCGAACCCCCAACCACGTCCACCAAGAATGGAGCCAACACCAGAAAGCAGCCTAG
- a CDS encoding alkene reductase — translation MELYSSFDFGPYQLRNRLVMAPMTRLRAGVEGVPGDLVAEYYAQRASMGLIVTEGVFPDLAARTWLGQPGIETPEQIAGWRKIADVVHDRGGTIVMQIMHAGRLSHPTINGTGRVVSASATTAPGYTHNTAGRVDYIQAEPLTEPEIEQIIASWVRASRHAIDAGMDGVQIHGANGYLIHQFLSTNTNLRTDAWGGSPEARARLAIEVTRAVVAEIGGERTSIRLSPQHNIQGIEETDVSDVDATYHHLARELEPLGLGFVDILHADPASGLVQGLRRAIGAPLVVNQGFVTMTTRDSAAAYISEGVADAVAVGRPALANPDLVERWRTGAPENAPVQETFYGSGPEGYTDYPFL, via the coding sequence ATGGAACTTTATTCCTCCTTCGACTTCGGACCGTACCAGCTGCGCAACCGGCTCGTCATGGCGCCCATGACCCGGCTCCGCGCCGGTGTGGAAGGTGTCCCTGGTGACCTGGTCGCTGAGTACTACGCGCAGCGTGCCTCGATGGGTCTGATCGTCACGGAGGGGGTCTTTCCCGACCTGGCGGCGCGCACCTGGCTTGGGCAGCCGGGCATAGAGACCCCCGAGCAGATTGCTGGCTGGCGGAAGATAGCCGACGTCGTACACGATCGGGGCGGCACCATCGTCATGCAGATCATGCACGCGGGCAGGCTCAGCCACCCGACGATCAACGGCACCGGCCGGGTGGTCTCGGCCAGCGCGACGACCGCCCCCGGATACACCCACAACACCGCCGGCCGCGTCGACTACATCCAGGCCGAGCCCCTGACCGAACCGGAGATCGAGCAGATCATCGCCTCCTGGGTGCGGGCGTCACGCCACGCCATCGACGCAGGGATGGACGGCGTCCAGATCCACGGCGCCAACGGCTACCTCATCCACCAGTTCCTCTCAACCAACACCAATCTGCGCACCGACGCCTGGGGTGGTAGCCCTGAGGCCCGGGCACGTCTGGCGATCGAGGTGACGCGGGCCGTCGTGGCTGAGATCGGCGGGGAGCGCACCTCGATCCGCCTGTCGCCGCAGCACAACATCCAGGGCATTGAGGAGACCGACGTCTCCGACGTCGACGCCACCTACCACCACCTGGCCAGGGAACTTGAGCCACTGGGGCTGGGCTTCGTCGACATCCTCCACGCCGACCCGGCCTCCGGTCTGGTCCAGGGCCTGCGACGCGCCATCGGTGCGCCCCTCGTGGTGAACCAGGGGTTCGTGACCATGACCACGCGGGACAGTGCCGCCGCCTACATTTCTGAGGGCGTGGCCGATGCGGTGGCGGTCGGCCGGCCGGCGCTGGCCAATCCGGACCTGGTGGAGCGTTGGCGCACCGGCGCACCGGAGAACGCCCCGGTCCAGGAGACGTTCTACGGCAGCGGTCCCGAGGGTTACACCGACTATCCGTTCCTCTGA
- a CDS encoding antitoxin gives MSQVTTVFKNGGSQAVRIPAAYRFDTDRVYIRRDDNGDVVLSTRPGAWDAFIEAVTGLDVPDDFLAPETRQAEERNLFDGEG, from the coding sequence GTGAGCCAGGTTACGACAGTTTTCAAGAACGGCGGATCGCAGGCGGTGCGGATACCCGCCGCGTATCGGTTCGACACCGACAGGGTCTACATCAGGCGTGACGACAATGGGGACGTGGTGCTTTCCACTAGGCCTGGTGCGTGGGATGCCTTCATCGAGGCTGTCACCGGACTGGATGTGCCCGATGACTTCCTTGCGCCAGAGACTCGCCAGGCCGAGGAGCGAAACCTGTTCGACGGGGAGGGCTAA
- a CDS encoding IS1634 family transposase, with amino-acid sequence MRTVKTASGATAVQVVWSSSRGSRSMDHIGSAHTPEDVEVLKAVARQRMIAAGQDELDFGDGQPRRRALPIRRSRAEHLWNALSVGFERLGFDTASGGDEVFKQLVLGRLIEPASKLETLRVLEEIGVRPCGYATVKRRLAVYAEPAWRQQIASACAAHVGLGPATLVLYDVSTLYFETDVGDGFREPGYSKERRLEPQITIGLLTDARGFPLMVEAFEGNRAETTTIIPSLQAFQAAHALPEVTVVADAGMLSDGNLRALSGAGLRFIVGQKIPEVPYIVREWLKTHSGQQPPDGLTLTQPWSRGPAGAAVTETIYYQYRADRARRTLRGISEQVSKAERVVAGKIPVKRNRFITLTGAQKSVNRDLEAKAKALAGWKGYITNLADPRPEYVIGAYHQLWQIEKSFRMSKSDLKARPIYHHLKDSIEAHLTIVFAALAVARWLEATTKVSLKTLVKTLRRYRTIDIQAGDAIVTAEDPIPDNIQAWLDAIHNTRERH; translated from the coding sequence GTGAGGACGGTGAAGACCGCGTCGGGGGCGACGGCGGTTCAGGTGGTGTGGTCGTCGTCTCGTGGATCGCGGTCGATGGATCACATCGGGTCGGCACACACACCGGAGGATGTTGAGGTGTTGAAAGCGGTGGCGCGGCAACGCATGATCGCCGCTGGTCAGGACGAACTCGATTTCGGGGACGGGCAGCCACGACGGCGGGCGCTACCGATCCGGCGGTCGCGGGCGGAGCACTTGTGGAATGCCTTGTCGGTCGGGTTTGAACGGCTCGGGTTCGATACCGCCAGTGGTGGTGACGAGGTTTTCAAGCAGTTGGTGCTGGGCCGGTTGATCGAGCCGGCCAGCAAGTTGGAGACCTTGCGGGTGCTCGAAGAGATCGGGGTTCGGCCTTGCGGCTACGCGACGGTGAAGCGTCGGCTCGCCGTGTATGCCGAGCCGGCGTGGCGGCAGCAGATAGCGTCCGCGTGCGCAGCGCATGTGGGGTTGGGGCCTGCCACCTTGGTGTTGTACGACGTGAGCACGCTCTACTTTGAGACTGATGTTGGGGACGGGTTCCGGGAACCCGGATACAGCAAGGAACGCCGCTTGGAACCCCAGATCACCATCGGGTTGTTGACCGACGCGCGGGGGTTCCCGTTGATGGTGGAGGCGTTCGAGGGTAACCGTGCGGAGACGACCACGATCATCCCGTCGCTCCAGGCGTTCCAGGCCGCTCACGCCCTGCCGGAGGTGACGGTGGTGGCTGATGCGGGCATGTTGTCTGACGGGAACCTGCGGGCGTTGTCCGGGGCGGGGTTGCGGTTCATCGTGGGTCAGAAGATTCCCGAGGTCCCCTACATCGTGCGGGAGTGGCTGAAGACCCATTCCGGTCAGCAGCCCCCTGACGGGCTGACCCTGACTCAACCCTGGTCGAGGGGCCCGGCCGGGGCAGCAGTGACAGAGACGATCTACTACCAGTACCGGGCCGACCGAGCACGCCGGACGTTGCGCGGTATCAGCGAGCAGGTCAGCAAGGCCGAACGCGTGGTCGCGGGGAAGATCCCGGTGAAACGGAACCGGTTCATCACTCTCACCGGCGCACAGAAATCGGTGAACCGGGACTTGGAGGCCAAAGCCAAAGCGCTGGCTGGCTGGAAGGGATACATCACGAACCTGGCTGACCCGAGGCCGGAGTACGTGATCGGCGCCTACCACCAGTTGTGGCAGATCGAGAAGTCGTTCCGGATGAGCAAATCCGATCTGAAAGCCCGCCCGATCTACCACCACCTGAAAGACTCGATCGAGGCCCACCTCACCATCGTGTTCGCCGCCCTCGCCGTCGCTCGCTGGTTGGAGGCCACCACCAAAGTCAGCTTGAAGACCCTGGTCAAGACACTACGCCGCTACCGAACCATCGACATCCAAGCCGGCGACGCCATCGTCACCGCTGAAGACCCCATCCCCGACAACATCCAAGCCTGGCTCGACGCCATCCACAACACCCGGGAACGACACTAA
- a CDS encoding ISAs1 family transposase, with amino-acid sequence MPVCGQWLLGVFATIADPRGRRGRRHDLAGVLAIATAAVCAGASSLVAIAEWAADVGRDLLATSGLLRPGRRVPSESTIRRILQALDADELSAMVGAWLLARDATRWKGRMVVAVDGKTLRGAKTRDMAAPHLLAAVTRGGIVAAQHQLPAKTGEIAALPVLLESLPRSKIVVTADALHTQRSTACTLTGQGHDYVLTVKGNQPRLRTAFKALPWKNIPAHHSTTTGHGRRVRRTIKVCQVPDWIDWPGARQVAQLRRTRTIDGRKTVEVVYLITSLDARQTSPADLADLIQSHWGIENRLHWVRDVTFDEDRHQLHTGHGPAVMATLRNTAISLHRLAGAVSIAAALRHHSRDPLRPLQLITQPRQIP; translated from the coding sequence ATGCCTGTCTGCGGCCAGTGGCTGCTGGGTGTGTTCGCCACCATCGCTGACCCTCGGGGACGTCGTGGTCGCCGCCACGACCTGGCCGGGGTTCTTGCCATCGCTACAGCGGCGGTGTGTGCCGGTGCGAGCAGCCTGGTCGCGATCGCCGAGTGGGCCGCTGATGTTGGCCGCGATCTCCTGGCCACGTCGGGGCTGCTGCGCCCGGGGCGTCGAGTACCGTCGGAATCCACGATCCGCCGAATCCTCCAAGCCCTCGACGCCGACGAACTGTCCGCGATGGTCGGGGCGTGGCTGCTGGCCCGTGACGCCACCCGATGGAAGGGTCGCATGGTGGTGGCGGTCGACGGTAAAACCTTGCGTGGAGCGAAAACTCGTGACATGGCCGCGCCGCATCTGCTGGCCGCTGTCACCCGCGGCGGGATCGTGGCCGCACAACACCAGCTCCCCGCGAAGACCGGCGAGATCGCCGCCCTGCCGGTTCTGCTGGAATCCCTGCCACGCAGCAAGATCGTTGTCACCGCTGATGCGTTGCACACCCAGCGCTCCACTGCCTGCACCCTTACCGGGCAGGGTCATGACTACGTGCTGACGGTGAAAGGCAACCAGCCCCGCCTACGGACCGCGTTCAAGGCCTTGCCCTGGAAGAACATCCCCGCCCACCACAGCACGACCACCGGTCATGGCCGGCGCGTGAGGCGCACGATCAAGGTCTGTCAGGTCCCTGACTGGATCGACTGGCCGGGTGCCCGTCAGGTCGCACAGTTGCGCCGTACTCGCACCATCGACGGCCGCAAGACCGTGGAGGTGGTTTACCTGATCACCTCCCTCGATGCCCGCCAGACCAGCCCCGCTGACCTCGCTGACCTCATCCAGAGTCATTGGGGTATCGAGAACCGGCTGCACTGGGTCAGGGATGTGACCTTCGACGAGGACCGTCACCAGCTCCACACCGGGCACGGCCCCGCCGTGATGGCCACGCTACGCAACACCGCGATCAGCCTCCATCGCCTGGCCGGAGCTGTCAGCATCGCCGCAGCCCTCAGACACCACTCTAGAGACCCTCTGCGACCACTCCAACTCATCACCCAACCCCGACAAATCCCCTAG